Below is a window of Shinella sp. PSBB067 DNA.
ACGGCCGCGGCTGCCGCAGCGGGCCGGATTTCCAGCGCGCCCGTTCGCCGCAGATGCCGCGCGGTCACCAGCCGGGCGCCGGAGCGGCAGGCATCCAGCCGCAGGGCAAAGGGCACGACGACGAGATCCGCCCCGTCGCAGGCCGTGCCGAGGAAGGCGGTGTCCTCCAGCGTGACGATCCGCCAGCCGCTCGGCGAGACGGCAGCGCAGAAGGCTTTCGTTTCGCAGACGAAACCGGGGCCTTTTCCCGCCGCATCGAGAGCCGCGGTGAGGGCATCCCTCGCCTTCTGCCGATCCGCCTTGCGCCGCGGTCGCTTTCCTTCTGGCGCTCCCGCCGGCTTTTCCCCGGCATCCTCCAGCGTCAGGCCCGCCGTCTTGCGCATGTCCGGTTTGACGAGTTCGCCGAGCCGGAGCGCCCGGCGCCATTGATCGTAGACGAAACCCGGCGGCCGGGCTCGGTTCGTCGCCACCCTGGCGCCATCGAGAACGGCGACGAGGCGGCCGTCCTCCGACACCAGCACCTCGGGATGCGGACGCCCGTCGGGCCAGCATGCAATGCCGATGCCCAGCACGACCAGCAAGGTGCCCGCGTGACGCAGCCTAGTGCGTAGGATGCAGAGCAGGCCGCCGCCGACGCCGATCAGCAGGAAGGCGAGCGGCGGAATGCGGCCGATGACGATCTCGCCCTTCCAACTGGCGACCCAGTTCGACATCGCGATCATCCAATCGATCCCCTTGCCCATGATGACGAAGGGAATGGCGTCGAGGCCGAAGGGCATGAGCAGCACCGCCATCAGCCCGAACGGCATGACGATGGCGCTGATGACCGGCATGGCCAGGAGGTTCCCGGCAAGCCCGTAGGCGGGAATGCGATGGAAATGGCCGACCGAATAGATGAGCGTGGAAAGGCTGCCGATCAGCGAGGAGAGAAGCAGTCCGCCGAAGAAGCGGCCCGCCGAGCCGCCGAGGAGCTGGAAACGCCCGCCCCGGCTTTCGCGGCGAACCGGACGCTCGCGCCAGGCCGCATAGCCGGCGACGAGGCCGAGCGTCGCCGCGTAGGACATCTGGAAGCCGGGATTGGTGACGGCCGAGGGCGTGACGATGAGGATGAGGATCGCCGAGATCGCCACGTTGCGCAGGCTGATCGCCGAACGGCCGAACATCACCGCGACGAGCATGACGCAGATCATGATCCATGAGCGCACGGCCGAGATCGCCCCGCCCGAGACGAGGATGTAGAGCGTCACCATGACGAGCGCCCCGGCTGCTGCGATCTTCTTGGTGGGATAGCGTTCGGCAAAGCCGGGGATCAGCGCCATCAGCCCGCGCGCACCGACGAGGAAGGTCCCGGCGGCCAGCACCATGTTGAGCCCGGAAATGGCGAGCACATGGGTCAGCCCCGCCTGCCGCAGCGCCTCCACCGTCTCCGCGCTGATCGCCCGCTGCTCCGCCGTCACGAGCGCCGCGGCGATCGCCCCCGCGTCCCCGCCGATGCGGCCGCGTATATGCTCGGTCAGGCTGTTGCGCCATGTCGCAATCTCGCGGCGGACCCGCCCCTCCAGCCCGGTTTCGGTGCCCGCCATGGCGGTCGGAGCCCTGTAGAAATAGCCGACGGCGCCGGTCCCCGCGAAATAGGCGTCGAACGCGAAATCGTTGAGCCCGGCGAGCGACGGGCCGGAGGGCGGGCCGAGGCGCGCGCGCCCCGTTATGCCGCTGCCGATGGCGATGGGGTCATGCGTGCTGCGCGCAAGCACTGTCACCACACCCGGTGCACGTTTCAGGACAGGCCCCTGCGTCGTCTCCAGCGCGATGCGATAGCGGATCGCCCCGCGCGCGTCGCTTTCGCGTGACAGCACCCGGCCGCCGATCTCGGTCGTTACCGGAGCGTCCAGGATGATCGTATCGAGCCGCGCGCTTTCGAGGGCGGCAAGCAGCATTCCGACCGGAACGAGGAACGCCGCGCCCGCGGCAAGCGCCGGCCACCCCTCCCGGTGGCGAAGGCGCCAGGCCGGCAGGAGCGCCGCGAGCGCCACGAGGATCATGGCGAGCGGCGACGGATCGGCTGCGGCGGCAAACCAGAGCGCAGCGCCCGCCCCCATGAAGACAGGCACGAACAGGAAGAAATGGCCGTGCGCCCGCTCCTCGGCAAAGGCAGCGGCAAGGGCATGCCGCCCTGTCGCATCGCTGCGAAGCTGGCCCGCCACCCGCAGCACGGCGGCAAACGGCGCCCGGCGAGGCGGCGCCCGATGGCCGGAAACCGCAGGCAGGGCGCTTGCCTCGGCCGCCGTCCGCCAGCCATGGGCCTCGGCCGCCTCTCCCCGCTCCTCGACTTTCCCCTCGGCCATTCGTCCCGGCCCCGTTCACCTCTCTCACTGTGCAATCGATTGGCGAGACTTTCAATCGGCAGTAGGCGGTAAAATTGCTAAGGCAGACAGAAAGGATGCTACCTCCGCAATTTGGCGGACACTCTCAAAGGTTGCTTGCAACTTCATGGAAACGGTAGATATTGCGTTGCCGGAAAGCCTGTTTCCGCAATGCACAATTTGCCTTTCGTATCGCTTGGCAGGGCACCGTAAATGGGCTAGCAAAACGAGCATGTTCATGGTCGCGGCACGGGACGTGTGCCGCCCATTCGAAACAACGGAGGATCGTTATGACAGGAAAAAGCGCGGATGTATCGGTCGGCGGCAAGTCAGTGGAACTGCCGACGCGATCCGGGACGATCGGCCCCGATGTGATCGACATCGGCACGCTCTACAAGAATACCGGCACCTTCACCTACGACCCCGGCTTCACCTCCACCGCCTCGTGCGAATCGAAGATCACCTATATCGATGGCGACGAAGGTGTTCTGCTGCATCGCGGCTATCCCATCGAACAACTGGCCGAACACGGCGATTTTCTGGAAGTCTGCTACCTCCTGTTGTACGGCGAATTGCCGACGAAGACCCAGAAGGACGATTTCGACTATCGCGTCACGCACCACACCATGGTGCACGAGCAGATGTCGAAGTTCTTCACCGGCTTCCGCCGTGACGCCCATCCGATGGCCGTGATGTGCGGCGTCGTCGGTGCGCTCTCGGCCTTCTACCACGACTCGACCGACATCACCGACCCGCACCAGCGCATGGTCGCCTCGCTGCGCATGATCGCCAAGATGCCGACGATCGCCGCCATGGCCTTCAAGTACCATATCGGCCAGCCCTTCGTTTACCCGAAGAACGACCTCGACTATGCGTCGAACTTCCTGCGCATGTGTTTCGCCGTTCCCTGCGAGGACTATGTCGCGAACCCGGTTCTGGCCCGCGCCATGGACCGCATCTTCATCCTGCACGCCGACCACGAGCAGAACGCCTCGACCTCGACCGTCCGCCTCGCGGGCTCGTCGGGCGCCAATCCGTTTGCCTGCATCGCGGCCGGCATCGCCTGCCTGTGGGGCCCGGCCCATGGCGGCGCCAACGAGGCAGCGCTCAACATGCTCGCCGAAATCGGCTCGGTCGACCGCATTCCGGAATATATCGCCCGCGCCAAGGACAAGAACGATCCGTTCCGCCTGATGGGCTTCGGCCACCGCGTCTACAAGAACTATGACCCGCGCGCCCGCATCATGCAGAAGACGACGCACGAGGTTCTCGGCGAGCTCGGCATCAAGGACGACCCGATGCTGGAAGTGGCGATGGAGCTGGAGCGCATCGCGCTGACGGACGAGTATTTCGTCGAGAAGAAGCTCTATCCGAACATCGACTTCTATTCCGGCATCACGCTGAAGGCGCTGGGCTTCCCCACCACCATGTTCACCGTGCTCTTCGCGCTCGCCCGCACGGTCGGCTGGATCGCCCAGTGGAACGAGATGATCGAAGACCCGGAACAGCGCATCGGCCGCCCGCGCCAGCTCTATGTCGGCGCACCCAAGCGCGACTACCTGCCAGTCTCCAAGCGCTGATCTCGGCAAGCGACAGCAAAAAGCCCGGTCAGTTTCGACCGGGCTTTTTTGTTGCGAGAAGATCGAGGATCACCGTCGCGCCGGTTTCGCCGGGCGGGCGGGCGGTCTGCATGCGGGCCTCTACGAGAGCGTAGCCTTCCAGCATGGCCCGGCGCTCGGTCGTGTCAGTGGAAAGACGCTCGAACCAGCGCGTCAGGACTCCCGGCCGCACCTGCTCGTTGAGATATTCCGGCACGACGGCATAATCGGCGATGAGGTTGGGAATGGCCGCCGTCCAGATTTTCACCCTGCGCAGGAAGAAATTGGCGATCCAGTCGAAGCGATAGGTCGACACGACGGGCACGCCAGCGAGCGCAAGTTCCAGGATGACCGTGCCGGAGGCCGCGATCGCCGCGTCGGCGGCAGCGAATGCCGCCCACTTGTCCTGCGTCGATACGGTGATCTCAGGCGGCGCCGGCCAGTCCGCCGTCAGCCGCCGCACCAGCGGCTCCTGCCGCGGCACGGTGGGCAGCAGGAAGCGGATATCGGCATGGCGCGCGCAAAGCTCCTTCGCCATCTCGCCGAACACCGGAAGGAGGCGGCCGATCTCCGTGCTGCGCGAACCGGGCAGGAGAAGGCAGGTCTTCCCGCCAGGCCCGCCCCCGGGCCGCGCAAGCCGTGCGGCGCGCACCCGTTGGATGTCCGCATCGCCGACCAGCCGGTGGCCGACATAGGTGGTGGCCGGACCGCCGAGCCGCTCCATCGCCGCCGGCTCGAACGGCAGCAGGGCGAGCACATGGTCGACATAGGCGCGCATGCGCGGCGCCCGCTCTTCCTTCCAGGCCCAGACGCTGGGGCAGACATAGTTGACGACAGGCAGGTCCGGCAGTGCCTTGCGGACGCGCCGGGCGACGCGATGGGTGAAATCCGGGCTGTCGATGATGATCAGCACGTCCGGGCGCGCGGCGATCAAGGCGTCCGCCGTCTGGCGGATGCGGCGCAGCAGCGACGGCAGGCGCTTCAGCACCTGCGAGATGCCCATGATGGAGAGTTCGGAGAAGTCGAAGAGGGATTTCAGCCCCTGCCGCTCCAGCGCCTCGCCGCCGACACCGACGAGCTCGATCGGCCCGCCATGGGCCGCGCGCAGCGCCGCCACGAGATCGCCGCCAAGCAGGTCCCCGGAGACCTCGCCGGCAATGACGCCGACACTGATCGGTTCTCTCGTCATGGCGCATTCTCCGTTCTGTCCGGCAGGATGCCCGTCACGAAGAGGCCGGCCGCATCCGCCTGCGCAACGAGTGTCTCGCGCTCCAGTATCAGCGAGCGGCCCGCCTCCACGGCGATGCCCGCGAGCCCCGCCGCCTTCGCCCGGCGCAGGGTTTCGAGGCCGATCGACGGCAGGTCGGCGCGCAGGTCCTGCCCCGGCTTGCACAGCTTGACGAGAACGCCCTTGCGGCGCTGGGAAATGCGGCCCGCCGCGCGAAGCTGCGCCACGCGCTCCAGCATCCCGTCCGTGCCCTCCGCGCCCTCCAGCGCCACCACGCGGCCGCCGACGGCGACGGCGCCCTGCCCCACGTCCAGCCGGCCGAGCGCCAGGGCCGCAGCAGCGGCCGCCGCGATGTCGGCCTCGGCCGCGCTGTCCGGCACGACGGCGCCGAGCGGCCCCTCGCTTCCGAGGAGATCCGGCACGATCTCATGGGCGCCGACGACACGCACGCCCTCGCCCTCTATGAGGCGGATGACCATTTTCAGGACAGCATCGTCGCCGCCCTTCAGCAAGGTGCGGACGACGGAGGGAATGGCGAGCAGCGCCGTGAAGGGCGCATGGATATCGCGCCATTCCGGCCGGCGGCGCACCCAGCCGGACAGGACGGCGCGGCCGATGCCGTGGCGACGGAACGCAGCGCCGATACCGGCATAGTTTCCGATGGAGATCACTTCGTGGTCGTAACCCGACCAGTCGTCGCCCGATTCGTTGCTGAGCGCCAGGATATAGGGGCTTTCCCCGCGGGCACGGGCGGCATCGGCGACGTACCGCGGCAGCATGCCGCCGCCGGCAATGATGGCCAGCCGGTCGCGCGCTTCGGGCCGGCTTTCCGCCATGACGGTCAGCCCTTGCCCCGGTTGGGAGACGAAAGGGCCCGGTCGCTTTCCGCGGCGATGAAATCGAGGATCTGCATGGCCGGAGCGCTCTCCGCATATTCCTCGCGGATCGCGGCGGCATTGACGCGGATGGATCCTTCGCCCTCGAAGATCTGCTTGAAGGCGCGGCGAACCTGATGGATCGTCGCCTTGTCCATGCCGGCACGCGACATGCCCACGACATTGAGGCCGCCGAGGATGCCGGGATTGCCGTTCAGCATGCCGTAGGGGATGACGTCGTAGGACACGGCCGAAAGACCGCCGATGAAGGCCTGGCGGCCGATGCGGGTGAACTGGTGCACGGCGGAGCCGCCGCCGAGAATGACGCGATCCTCGATCTTCACATGGCCGGCGAGCATGACGTTGTTCGACAGGATGATATGGTCGCCCAGGATGCAATCGTGCGCGACATGCGAATTGGCGAGGAAGAGATTGTTGTTGCCGACGACCGTCCGGCCGCCGCCCTCGGTCGTGCCGGCATTCATCGTCACGCCTTCGCGGATCACGCACAGGTCGCCGACGTCGAGCGTCGTCTCGGCGCCGTCGTGATGCACGCTCTGCGGATCGCCGCCGATGACGGCATTGGGGAAGATGCGCGTGCCACGCCCGATGACGGTACGGCCTGTGACCACCACATGCGTCAGAAGCTCCACGCCATCCTTGAGAACGACCTTCGGCCCGACATGGCAGAAGGGACCGACGACGACGTTCTCACCGATGACCGCCCCGTCCTCGACGACGGAGAGCGGATGGATCTTCGCACTGGCGGCAATCATTTTAAGGCGTCTTCCTTTTTCACGATCATCGCGCCGATATCAGCTTCGGCGGCAAGTTGCCCATCAACTTTTGCATCGCAGTGAAACTTCCAGATATTGCCGCGCTGCTTCTGCTTCGTGACGTGGAACTCCACGCGGTCGCCGGGCACGACCGGCTTGCGGAAACGGGCATTGTCGATCGTCATGAAATAGACGAGGTTCGATCCCGTGCCGGCCTTGCGCGCGCAGATCGCGCCCGCCGTCTGCGCCATGCCCTCGACGAGCAGGACGCCGGGCATGATCGGGTGATCGGGAAAGTGTCCCATGAAATGCGGCTCGTTCACCGTCACGTTCTTGATGCCGATGGCCGAATCGTCCCCGTCGATCTCGATGATCTTGTCGACCAGCAGGAAGGGATAGCGGTGGGGAAGAAGCGTGAGGATTTCACGCAGGTCCGCCACGCCGAGCGTTGCCCTGGTTTCTTCACTCATCATTGCCCCCCTTCTTCTGGACTCGAGTGCTGGAACGCATGACGATTTCCGCCATGTCGCGAAGGAAATCACGCATCGGACGGGCGGGAATACCGCCGTATTTCTCGCCCGCCGGAATATCGGCGACCACGCCGCTCATGGCGGCGATCTGCACGCCGTCGCCGATGGTGATGTGGCCGTTGATGCCCGAGGCGCCGCCGATCATCACGCCGTCGCCGATCCGCGTGCTGCCGGCGATGCCGACCTTGCTGACGATGCCGCAATGGCGGCCGATGCGCACGTTGTGGCCCACCTGCACCTGATTGTCGATCTTGGTGCCCTCGCCGATCACGGTATCGTCCATCGTGCCGCGGTCGACCGTCGTGTTCGCGCCGATCTCGACATTGTCCTGGATGATGACGCGGCCGATCTGGACGATCTTGATCATGCCGGGCTTCAGGCCCGGCGCATAGCCGAAGCCGTCCTGGCCGATGCGGGCGCCGGGATGGATGATGACATTGTTGCCGACAAGCGCATATTGAATGGTGACGCCCGCGGCGATCGTGCAGTTGCGGCCGATCCGCACGCCGGCGCCGATGACCGCGCCGGGGCCGATATGCGTGCCCTCGCCGATCTCCGCGCCCTTGCCGATGACCGCCATGGGTTCGACCGTCACGCCGGGTTCGAGCCGCGCCGCCGGGTCGACATAGGCGCCCGGAGCTACCCCGGCAGGCGCGGAGGTCATTGCCTCCGGCCGCATGGCCGCCGGATGCAGCAGTGCGCCGGCCATGGCGAAAGCTGTATGCGGGCGCGCGGAAATCAGCACGGCGATATGCGCGGGAACCAGCGCGGCGAGCGGGCGCTCGCAAAGGATCGCCGTCGCCTGGCTCGTATCGAGCTCGGCGCGAAGCTTGCGGGAGAGGATGTAACAGAGATCGCCGTCTTTCGCCCGGCTTACGGGCGATACGTTGCGCACGACCCGGTCGGCCTGTGCAGCATCGGCAAGCTCCGCCCCAAGCGCGACCGCAAGGTCACCCAGACGGATACCGTCATGGGGCGGAAAAAACCAGTTATGCTCCATCGGCGCACTCCAGAACGTTCATGTTCTCACAGTTCTGGGCGCAAATCGTCAGAACTGGGTCGCAATGCCGAACTTGAAGCGCTGAACTTCGTCGAACTCTTCCTTCTTGATCGGAACCGCGTAGTCGAACCGCAGCGGACCGAACGGTGAAGCCCAGATGATGCTGGCGCCGACGGAGGCACGCAGGCTCATGTCGGTGCCCTTAACGTTGTCAGTGGGGTCAACCTTGACCTTGTTGCCGTAAAGCGTTCCAGCATCGACAAAGACCGCACCACGGAAGCCGGAGTCCCGGGGAACCATCGGAAGCGGGAACGAAGCCTCAGCCGACGCCGTGAAATAGGTCGTACCGCCGATAGCATCTCCGGTTGCGGTCGCACGCGGGCCGATACCACTCGATTCGAAACCCCGAAGTTCCGAAGCCGAAAGCGTGAACTGATCAAAGACACGCGTCTCACCACCAGTACCCCACAGATGACCACCACCGACGGCGATGGAGCCGATAACGTCCGCATCATCAAGCAAGGTATAGAAGTAGCGCGCCTTACCCGTGATCTTGTAATAATCCGAATCTCCACCGACGCCAGCGAACTCCTGGGTCACTTGCGCAAAGATACCGTCACGAGGCATCGTCCGATCATCAATCGTATCATAGGTCAGGCTATGAGAGATGGAAGAACGAACCCAAGGCCCACCATGAATGGCAGCCCAATACGGCGTCGCAAGTCGCGTATCGTTATTCGGCAGGGCGGAGTCATACTCCAGCTTCGCATAATTATACTTGAACGTCGTCGACAAATCTTCCGTGATCGGAGCCGTCACGCGCAACGTGAAGCCCTGCGTATCTACGCTATAATTGCTCTCGCTCTTGTCCTCGTTCTTGAAGACGTCAAAGCCTGCGGCAAGACGGTAGCCGAGGAAGTACGGTTCCGTGAAGGACAGGCTGTAATCACGCGAATCCTTACCGCCGCCGGCAGCAATGCGGATGTACTGGCCGCGGCCGAGGAAGTTCTTTTCCTCGATCGATGCTTCCAGCTTGAAGCCACCCTTGTTCCCCGTCTCGTAACCGCCGCCGATGCCGAACGAACCGGTCGACTGGTCCTGCACGTCGACGACCAGGACGACACGGTCGGATTCGCTGCCCGGAGCCGTCGTGATGTTGACGCTGGAGAAGTAGCCCAGCGCTTCGAGGCGGCGCTTGGCGCGTGCAACGACTTCCTGGTTGAAGGCGTCGCCTTCACCGATGTCGAACTCGCGGCGGATGACGTAGTCGCGCGTGCGGGTGTTGCCGCGGATTTCGATGCGCTCGACATAGGCGCGCTCGCCCTGGTCGACGAGATAGTCGACGGCGATCGTGCCGTTGCCGAGATCACGGTTGCCGCGCGGCGTCACGCGGGCGAAGGGATAGCCCTGCGCCGCGACGCGCTGCGAGATCTCGGACATCGTCTCCTGGACATCCTTGGCGCGGTAGACCTTGCCCGGACGCGATTCGATCAGGCCCTTCAGCTCTTCCGAGTCGAGGCCCTCGACCGTCGATTCGACGTTCACGTCGCCGAAATTGTAGCGCTGGCCTTCCTCGACCGTGAAGGTCACGACATATTCGTTCGACGCCTCGTCGAGAACGGCCTCGGACGAGATGACGCGGAAGTCGGCATAGCCGTTGTTGAAGTAGAACTGGCGCAGTGCCTCTTCGTCGGCGCGCAGCTTCTCCTGGCTGTAGACGTCCTTGCGGGTCAGGAAGGAGAGGAAGTTCGACTTCTTGGTGAGGATGACGGAGCGCAGGCGTCCGTTGCTGTAGGCTTCGTTGCCGACGAAGTTGATCTGCGAGATCTTCGTGCGGTCGCCCTCGTCCACCACGAAGGCGACGTTCACACGGCCGTTGCCGAGCGGATAGGTCTGCGTGGTGACGGTTGCGTCGCTGCGGCCGATGGCGGCATAGGCGTCGCGGATCGCCTGCTTGTCGGCTTCGATCGTCGTCTCATTGTATGGGCCGAGCGAGCGCGAGCGGAGGACGCCCTGCAGCTTGTCGTCCTTGATCTTGCGGTTGCCGTTGATGACGACTTCGTTGATCAGCTGGTTCTCATTGACGGTCACGACGAGCGTGCCGCCGGAAACCGAGATGCGGACGTCGGAGAAGTAGCCGGTCGCATAGAGGCGACGGACGGATTCGTCGATGTCGGCATTGGAGAAGGTCTTGCCGGGCTGGATCGCGAGATTGGCCTTGACCGTATTGGCGCTGACGCGATCGGCGCCATGCACCTGGATGTTCCGGACGACGGCCGCCTGGGCGACGCCGGCAGAGACAAGCGTGGCAACAGAGCCGCCCGTGACAACCATACTCGCCGACAGTGCAACGGCAGACACGGCGTTCAAAAAGTTTGAACCAGCTTTCATCTTCACAACTTACCTTCGTTTCAACGTCCGGCATGCATGCCCGATTCCGGACACGATTGCCGTTTTAACCGCTTTTGCCATACAAGCAAGGTCACGCGTTAATTTCTGTTTACTTCAATTCGAACCGTGGCCCGTAGGCCACTAATTGCTTTTGATCACGGTAAACAGACCGTTAGCATCACCCGGTTTCAGGCCGCGGCCTCCCTGTTCGATCCTGCCGGCCCCATGCCGGCTGCCTTCATCCCAGAAGCATCGATATGTCGTTCCAGGTCGCAAAGACCATCAGCATGAGCACCAGCGCCATGCCGATGCGGAATGCGATCTCCTGCGCCCCGGGCCCGACAGGCCTGCCCCGGACAGCCTCCACCGCATAGAACATCAGATGGCCGCCATCAAGTACCGGAACCGGCATCAGATTCAAAAGTCCAATGGAAACAGACAGAACGGCGGCAAGTTGCAGCAATGCGGCAACACCGAGCGTCGCCATCTGGCCGGATGCCTGCGCCACGCGGATCGGCCCGCCGAGCTGATCGGCCTTCATGCGGCCCGTCAGGAGGTTCGACAGATAGTCGAATGTGCCCGTCACGATATGCCAGCTCTGCAGGGTGCCCTGCCCGACGGCCTCCACGGGTCCGTATTCCACGATCCGGAAATTGCCGGTCTCCTGGTTGGTGACGATGCCGATCAGGCCGAGCTCGATCTTGTTGCCGAACTGATCCGTGATCTCGCTGCGCTCCGGCACCATGGGAAGGTCGATGTCGGCGCCGTCGCGGCGCACGGTGACGACGATCCTGAGTTCCGGGCGAACGCTGACATAGCGGCGCACGTCGTCGAAGGTGGCGACCGGCTGCCCGTCGAGCGCGACGAGAAGGTCTCCCGGTCGGACGCCCGCCGCTTCCGCGGCGCTGCCGGGCCGCACTTCCGCAACGACCGGATCGGCCACCTGGCGGCCGTAGATGGAGAACATCACGGCAAAGATGGCGATGGCCAGGATGAAATTGGCGATCGGCCCGGCAGCGACCGTCACGGCCCTTTTCCACAGGGCGGCGCCGAGGAAGGTGCGCTTGCGCACGTCCTCGGGCAGGGCCGACACGGCGTCATAGTCGGGGATGGAGGCCGGATCGTCGTCGCCGAGGAACTTCACATAGCCGCCGAGCGGAATCGCCGAAAGCTTCCAGCGCGTGCCGTGCCGGTCGGTGAAACCGATGAGCTCCGGCCCGAATCCCACGGAAAACGCCGTGACGCCGATGCCCGACCAGCGGCCGGCGAGATAGTGGCCCATCTCGTGCACGAAGACG
It encodes the following:
- a CDS encoding ComEC/Rec2 family competence protein, with the translated sequence MAEGKVEERGEAAEAHGWRTAAEASALPAVSGHRAPPRRAPFAAVLRVAGQLRSDATGRHALAAAFAEERAHGHFFLFVPVFMGAGAALWFAAAADPSPLAMILVALAALLPAWRLRHREGWPALAAGAAFLVPVGMLLAALESARLDTIILDAPVTTEIGGRVLSRESDARGAIRYRIALETTQGPVLKRAPGVVTVLARSTHDPIAIGSGITGRARLGPPSGPSLAGLNDFAFDAYFAGTGAVGYFYRAPTAMAGTETGLEGRVRREIATWRNSLTEHIRGRIGGDAGAIAAALVTAEQRAISAETVEALRQAGLTHVLAISGLNMVLAAGTFLVGARGLMALIPGFAERYPTKKIAAAGALVMVTLYILVSGGAISAVRSWIMICVMLVAVMFGRSAISLRNVAISAILILIVTPSAVTNPGFQMSYAATLGLVAGYAAWRERPVRRESRGGRFQLLGGSAGRFFGGLLLSSLIGSLSTLIYSVGHFHRIPAYGLAGNLLAMPVISAIVMPFGLMAVLLMPFGLDAIPFVIMGKGIDWMIAMSNWVASWKGEIVIGRIPPLAFLLIGVGGGLLCILRTRLRHAGTLLVVLGIGIACWPDGRPHPEVLVSEDGRLVAVLDGARVATNRARPPGFVYDQWRRALRLGELVKPDMRKTAGLTLEDAGEKPAGAPEGKRPRRKADRQKARDALTAALDAAGKGPGFVCETKAFCAAVSPSGWRIVTLEDTAFLGTACDGADLVVVPFALRLDACRSGARLVTARHLRRTGALEIRPAAAAAAVASLPEAEFTSSVETLDRPWSRHRTYDWRTGSFDNGQAVSDNDG
- the gltA gene encoding citrate synthase; its protein translation is MTGKSADVSVGGKSVELPTRSGTIGPDVIDIGTLYKNTGTFTYDPGFTSTASCESKITYIDGDEGVLLHRGYPIEQLAEHGDFLEVCYLLLYGELPTKTQKDDFDYRVTHHTMVHEQMSKFFTGFRRDAHPMAVMCGVVGALSAFYHDSTDITDPHQRMVASLRMIAKMPTIAAMAFKYHIGQPFVYPKNDLDYASNFLRMCFAVPCEDYVANPVLARAMDRIFILHADHEQNASTSTVRLAGSSGANPFACIAAGIACLWGPAHGGANEAALNMLAEIGSVDRIPEYIARAKDKNDPFRLMGFGHRVYKNYDPRARIMQKTTHEVLGELGIKDDPMLEVAMELERIALTDEYFVEKKLYPNIDFYSGITLKALGFPTTMFTVLFALARTVGWIAQWNEMIEDPEQRIGRPRQLYVGAPKRDYLPVSKR
- the lpxB gene encoding lipid-A-disaccharide synthase; translated protein: MTREPISVGVIAGEVSGDLLGGDLVAALRAAHGGPIELVGVGGEALERQGLKSLFDFSELSIMGISQVLKRLPSLLRRIRQTADALIAARPDVLIIIDSPDFTHRVARRVRKALPDLPVVNYVCPSVWAWKEERAPRMRAYVDHVLALLPFEPAAMERLGGPATTYVGHRLVGDADIQRVRAARLARPGGGPGGKTCLLLPGSRSTEIGRLLPVFGEMAKELCARHADIRFLLPTVPRQEPLVRRLTADWPAPPEITVSTQDKWAAFAAADAAIAASGTVILELALAGVPVVSTYRFDWIANFFLRRVKIWTAAIPNLIADYAVVPEYLNEQVRPGVLTRWFERLSTDTTERRAMLEGYALVEARMQTARPPGETGATVILDLLATKKPGRN
- a CDS encoding LpxI family protein codes for the protein MAESRPEARDRLAIIAGGGMLPRYVADAARARGESPYILALSNESGDDWSGYDHEVISIGNYAGIGAAFRRHGIGRAVLSGWVRRRPEWRDIHAPFTALLAIPSVVRTLLKGGDDAVLKMVIRLIEGEGVRVVGAHEIVPDLLGSEGPLGAVVPDSAAEADIAAAAAAALALGRLDVGQGAVAVGGRVVALEGAEGTDGMLERVAQLRAAGRISQRRKGVLVKLCKPGQDLRADLPSIGLETLRRAKAAGLAGIAVEAGRSLILERETLVAQADAAGLFVTGILPDRTENAP
- the lpxA gene encoding acyl-ACP--UDP-N-acetylglucosamine O-acyltransferase; translated protein: MIAASAKIHPLSVVEDGAVIGENVVVGPFCHVGPKVVLKDGVELLTHVVVTGRTVIGRGTRIFPNAVIGGDPQSVHHDGAETTLDVGDLCVIREGVTMNAGTTEGGGRTVVGNNNLFLANSHVAHDCILGDHIILSNNVMLAGHVKIEDRVILGGGSAVHQFTRIGRQAFIGGLSAVSYDVIPYGMLNGNPGILGGLNVVGMSRAGMDKATIHQVRRAFKQIFEGEGSIRVNAAAIREEYAESAPAMQILDFIAAESDRALSSPNRGKG
- the fabZ gene encoding 3-hydroxyacyl-ACP dehydratase FabZ codes for the protein MSEETRATLGVADLREILTLLPHRYPFLLVDKIIEIDGDDSAIGIKNVTVNEPHFMGHFPDHPIMPGVLLVEGMAQTAGAICARKAGTGSNLVYFMTIDNARFRKPVVPGDRVEFHVTKQKQRGNIWKFHCDAKVDGQLAAEADIGAMIVKKEDALK
- the lpxD gene encoding UDP-3-O-(3-hydroxymyristoyl)glucosamine N-acyltransferase, with the translated sequence MEHNWFFPPHDGIRLGDLAVALGAELADAAQADRVVRNVSPVSRAKDGDLCYILSRKLRAELDTSQATAILCERPLAALVPAHIAVLISARPHTAFAMAGALLHPAAMRPEAMTSAPAGVAPGAYVDPAARLEPGVTVEPMAVIGKGAEIGEGTHIGPGAVIGAGVRIGRNCTIAAGVTIQYALVGNNVIIHPGARIGQDGFGYAPGLKPGMIKIVQIGRVIIQDNVEIGANTTVDRGTMDDTVIGEGTKIDNQVQVGHNVRIGRHCGIVSKVGIAGSTRIGDGVMIGGASGINGHITIGDGVQIAAMSGVVADIPAGEKYGGIPARPMRDFLRDMAEIVMRSSTRVQKKGGNDE